AGGGGCAGCCGTATTCGATGCACTGGAATCAGAAACCGAAGCTCGCCGATGGGAGTTTTTGAAAAGTAAGACTATACGTTCCCACGATAACGGGCCACGGGTATCTATCTTCAGCATGAGGTGTCTCTTCCCtatcttttcttcttccagGCGTAAAGGCCAACTTTGTCGCCAAGTATAACATCACACCGGAGGATTACCATATGATCGAAATAGTGATCACGGAGAATAAACCGCACAAAGCGGGACCCCAGTGGAAGTTTGCCGGTGCGTTTTACTTCGCTACGGTCGTGCTGGCGATGATTGGGTACGGCCACTCGACGCCGGTCACTATCGGCGGCAAAGCATTCTGCATGGCGTACGCGATGGTCGGCATTCCGCTGGGGCTCGTCATGTTCCAAAGCATTGGCGAACGTTTGAACAAGTTTGCCTCGGTTGTAATTCGCCGCGCGAAAAAATATCTGCGCTGCCAGCAAACGGAAGCTACCGAGATGAACCTGATGCTTGCAACGGGATTACTTTCGTCGGTTATTATTACGACCGGAGCGGCTGTGTTTTCACGCTACGAAGGATGGAGCTATTTCGACAGCTTTTACTACTGCTTTGTAACACTGACgacgatcggtttcggtgACTATGTGGCGCTCCAAAACGATCAGGCGCTGATCAACAAACCTGGTTACGTAGCACTCAGTTTAGTCTTCATTCTCTTTGGACTAGCGGTGGTAGCTGCCAGCATTAATCTGCTAGTGCTGCGATTCATGACCATGTACGTAGCCGTTTTCCAAGGAGCCTTCTTCTGCTTCGTTATTAAATTTGTTATCCCTTCCGATCTCCATGCACCTTCAGGAATGCGGAAGACATTCGACGGGAAGAGGCTGAGATGCAATCGTCGGTCGATGGGCTCACAACGTACGAATGTGAATCGACGGGGAAGTTGCTTTCCTGTGCGAATCTGAACTACTGTTCCGAGATCGAGGAGGAAGACACTTCCGTTTGTTCGTGCACCTGTCTCGGGGGCAACAGTTTTACAACGCACGAGCATGAGTTTTTACTCGATCAGGGATATCACCCAGCCGATATCATCACGAGTACCATCAGCCTTAAGCGCATGTCGATCTAATTAGCAAACACCAGCTAGTACATCTTGCACCACCATAACTGCGTACATATAATTTAGATAGGAAACAGGGGTCAGTGAGAGATGAGgataatgttttgcttttcgcaTGTTCCGTGCAACCAGTCCAGAGTAGAGAAGTAGTTAGAAACctaaaatgttttcaattttattcgtGCCAAAATGTTACCAACATGTGTCCAAAAAACGGTTTTTAATTTA
The Anopheles moucheti chromosome 2, idAnoMoucSN_F20_07, whole genome shotgun sequence genome window above contains:
- the LOC128310871 gene encoding potassium channel subfamily K member 9; this translates as MKRQNIRTLSLVVCTFTYLLIGAAVFDALESETEARRWEFLKSVKANFVAKYNITPEDYHMIEIVITENKPHKAGPQWKFAGAFYFATVVLAMIGYGHSTPVTIGGKAFCMAYAMVGIPLGLVMFQSIGERLNKFASVVIRRAKKYLRCQQTEATEMNLMLATGLLSSVIITTGAAVFSRYEGWSYFDSFYYCFVTLTTIGFGDYVALQNDQALINKPGYVALSLVFILFGLAVVAASINLLVLRFMTMNAEDIRREEAEMQSSVDGLTTYECESTGKLLSCANLNYCSEIEEEDTSVCSCTCLGGNSFTTHEHEFLLDQGYHPADIITSTISLKRMSI